One window from the genome of Candidatus Woesearchaeota archaeon encodes:
- a CDS encoding zinc ribbon domain-containing protein has product MAKLPWFSFILAGTLLAGVSWYLEQTRNAKLGVFFVAGLIFLGIGAFRLVLKIILSGDRKILRPQERGERQHAALVRRGSHVFCPACRTANHRSNRFCRMCGYPLWRVPR; this is encoded by the coding sequence ATGGCTAAGCTTCCATGGTTCTCCTTCATCCTTGCAGGGACGCTGTTGGCAGGCGTTTCTTGGTACTTGGAGCAGACGAGAAATGCTAAGCTCGGAGTTTTCTTCGTGGCAGGGCTGATTTTTCTCGGAATTGGCGCGTTTCGGTTAGTGCTGAAGATTATCTTGTCAGGTGATAGAAAAATTCTGAGGCCTCAAGAGCGAGGAGAGCGGCAGCACGCCGCCTTGGTCCGCAGAGGATCGCACGTGTTTTGCCCCGCGTGCAGGACAGCGAATCATCGCTCGAACAGGTTTTGCAGGATGTGTGGTTATCCGCT